In Pelobates fuscus isolate aPelFus1 unplaced genomic scaffold, aPelFus1.pri scaffold_24, whole genome shotgun sequence, the genomic stretch TGACATGATTAATTACAGGCGGCATGgcagggtccctacaaggtggtgGAGCATATCTGCAATACCACCTATGTggtagccagctgtgcagatgagagAGTAAACTGCTCCTTCCACGTTAATATGCTTAAAGAGTACAAAAAAAGGAAGGACGATGTAACTGCAGTGTGCGCCCCAGCTTCTGAGGATCTAGACAGCCTCGCATTACCTGACTTGCTAGAGGGAGACTCCCAAGTTGACCTTATCGCTCAAGTCAAACTAGGAGACAAACTGACTGATAAAGAAATAGTTCAGGCCCACAAATTATTGAAAGCTAAACGAAAGACCTTCTCCCAAGACCCTGGGTACATCACCCTGGCTGTACACAACGTGGAAATCCCAGGACAAGCACCTATGAGGCAACCACCCCTACCACATTCTCGAGGCAGTCCGGTAAGAGATACGGAAGGATATACAGTAAATGCTGTGACTAGGAGTGATTGAGGCTTCAGACTTGgcttgtagtcctagtaccgaagcggGACGGAACAACactcttctgcgtggactacaggcgactgaaCGATCGGACTCTTACCAACTCTTATCCCATGCCCTGGAGGAACTATTTCATCATATAGCATGGGGACAGTATCTCGCCACAACAGACCTATGCAAGGGCTACTAGCAGATTCACCTGGccgaggaggctatccccaagtcggcattcgtcaccccgcttGGCCTATTCCAATATCAGGTCATGCCGTTCTAGATGAAGAATGTCCCAGCCACCTTTcaacgtatggtggataggttcctcaatggcttccaggaatttgcacgTGCGTACCTGGACAGCATAGCTATCAATTGTGACTCATAGGAGGAAGATTTCCCATGTAGGGAAGGTTATCGGCCGAATTAGAGCAGCTGGCTTAACTCTGAAGCCAGACAAGTGTCACATTGGTATGGCTGAAGTGCGGTATCTGGGACACAGAGTAGCTGGGAGACTTCTGCCCCTACCCGAGTGGCCACCACACACTGGATaacacagttctacttcaccctttactaagtcttggctcgtgtttttttttaaattctttattttatttgtgcatgaaaaatcacataaagcacacaatgccacaacagctagagcaTGCAGAGCGTCATACATAGATTTACATTGGTTAGGCATTAAAACATAGCACAGTTTTATGGATTATTATCGCATGACAAAGAGTTATATCTAATAATATTATCAATAACAGCGTTAAACTAGGTTATCCAGGTTAGATTGTTATcagctatatatatatcagagaatTTACAACATTGAAAACAGGTTAGACTACAATGTTAAACCGGTGAGCTATAAAACCACCTGGTAAGCACGTTAATAGAGGTGAGATATCCCCAGCAGTACCTTTCTACATTAGTAAGCATGTTGGTAGCCTGGCTGTAATCAGGCTAAGTTAAGTAATGACATGCAATTAGCCGGCATAGATGTATCTGTGCCATGGAGtaataaaacgaaaaaaaaaaaaaaaaaaatagataatgctGCTTCTATCTATAACAAGCTCGTGTTGGGATAAAGTCACCCTCACAGGCCAGCAGTATGCATAAGGGCTAGTACTCGTGTTCGCCAAGAGGGACAGTTAATGTCCAGGGTGTAGTAGCAGTTTGTGAGTACGTCTCTCAACAGTCATGCTGTCCCAGGGCCGGTCCGACCCTCAGCCTGTTCCCCGTCTGGGAGAGTGCAGCAGGTCTGTGCCAAGGTGCTGGTCATATCGGGTGTTGGGCATTGCATGATGGGTGACTACCTTCGGGTGGGCCCGCTGCGTCTCCGATTTCTCCGATGTAGGAGCCGCTTTAGAGGCTGTTGGCGGTCCCCGCTGTTTGGTAGGCATGTAAGGGGTACGGAGATGAGTGCACCCGCTTGTCAGCTCTGTGTCGGGACGCTTTGTGCGGCTTCCTCCTCCGCTTCCCCGCTTGTGTAGCGCCAGCTTTCCGCCCTGGCTGTGGTGGTTTGTCCCCGTTCTGTGGAGGGCTTGTTGCAGCCGTGGGTCTTGTTTGGCTCTGTTTAGCTTGTTCCCAGTATTGCTCCCAAAAGCGTTCAAATGCCAGGGCAATGGGATCCCTGGAGTCTGGGACAAACTTGGTCACgtgttggcggccatctttgcccaCTCCAAGCCGCACTCTtgctgggctcatgtttgggtgagacagctataCTCTGTGCAAGAGAGCTTAATCACTAGGACCCTGTTACAGGTTAGGAAAGTTTGgatagaccccagccaagctgcagcgggTAGGGGCTATAGCACTACTGGTGTCCCAGTGATAGCTAGGAAGCAAGCTTGGCAGAGGTGCCCAGTCAGGGTACCATGCAGTCCATCAAAGTGTGTCCAGGATTGTGTGTccatgaatggagaccccatgctgggggtctgtgtataaattctgtgtgccttgcctgaataaaccagatctactcccagcactggcgtacataccgcggtcgcaggggttgcagctgcgactgggcccggcccaccagggggcccggccacctagcgactcggtatgtacgccagtgtgggcAGACTCTTCTACTGGGGGGACAAGGAGCTGGCCACATCAGGGCCCCCGAGGCCGGCCCTGGTGTTACCGggcgcgcgcgcgcgagggagcactctcccctgagcgctctctgatcagctcccttgcgcgccccgcACTTATGCtgcagccggaatatgaagttatattctggctccggcatcagtaaaaatgtgcgagggagctgggcagagagcgctcaggggacagTGTTCCCTCACGAGCCAGCAGGACCGGCCGCCGGGCAGCCCCTGGACTGGACTGGAAAGGGAGGCTGCGGgattaaatctgaaaaaaaaaacacacaaaaaacgtgtgtatgtgtgttagtgctacagtgtgtgtgtgtgtgtgtgtgttagtgcacatttttgtgccagtgtgtgtgttactgtgtctgctagtgagtgtcagtgagtgtgttagtttttgtttgcgtgtgttactgtgtgttagttgtgtgtgtctgttattgagtgtgtgtctgttagtgagtgtcagtgtgtgtgtctgtgtgtgagtgagtgtgtgtgtctgttactgagtgtgctagtttgtgtgtgtctgttagtgagtctgttagtgagtctagtgagtcttaggttagtgagtctagtgagtcttaggtgtcttagtgagtgtgtgtttgtcagtgagagtgtgtgttttataagtgagtgtgtatgtgtctctgtctgtcactgagtgtgtctttggcagtaaatttgtgtgtctgttagctagtgtgtatgcgtctgttcgtgagagtgtgtgtgtgttttaaaccccttaagcacttacctttctccagcgccggactcccttggcgctggggatccctccgccccgacctgcctctcagctcccaatgcgcatgcgtggcaagagccgcgcgcgcattcaaaccgcccatagaaaagcattactcaatgctttcctatggacgtcgagcgtcttctcactgtgattttcacagggagaatcgcggaagcgcctctagccgctgtcagtgacacagccactagaggctggattaaccatcagtgaaacatagcagtttctctgaaactgctatgtattcagctgcagggttaaactagagggccctggaacccagaccacttcattgagctgaagtgatctgggtgtctaaagtggtcctttaagtgtatgtgtatctgcatacacttgcgtacataccgcggtcgcagccctgcagccCTGCAACCCGGAGCCTGCCGCCATCTgttgcccgcgcagagtaagtgcggggggaagggcacggatcaattttagcaccggggccccatgggtcgtgtgtacgccactgactcccaGCATTACGTTTAGACAAATGTATTTGTGGAAAGCTGTACTAGCTAATACAACGGGAAAGGGAATCCATGAAGGTGATACCCTGGTGGTCCGCCACACAGATCAACATGTTAGCTCCTAATTTGGTGCTAAAATCAGGACAATTTTTGATGTCATGTTTTTATCATGATTTGAAATAGCATTgaaatgtttttgatgttttggaAAAAAGTCCCTAGAGTGCGGAACTCATTGCTGTTGTTTACTGTGCCAGACCTACACCAGGCTTCATAAAGGATTTCCTGgagaacacagtgtgtgtgttttaatataactggtcttagttgttgttagagggtaaacatagatatataacatacaattatgtaattatgtaatttaaaaattgccACGACTAAGAGCTCTTCTGCTATGATCTTACTACATCCTACCTGAGCTACCTGTCTGAACAAACGAGGATCAAAATcccttttctctgtttctttacGACACGAGCTTCAACCCACCTTGATAACACTGGCCCCTTCCCTTTCTTGCATAAGAGTGAGAAAGAAAACCTTGGaatatattcttttaatagtTATCACAGTAATGTTTGTGGAGAACATCAGGCTCATCCCAAAGGAGATGTGTCAGCTTTCACCGGCTCTGCTAGATCGTGACAACCCTCGGGACCCATGGAGCTGCTAATGAATTCTTGGTTAGATAGTTTAGTACATTCCACGATAGATGGCATCGACCTCCGTCCTCTTATTTTACCTAAATGTATTCGTTTTATCCATTCGGAAACAcagtgtgagagcagagtgtgaaaaGATGGAGTAGGGACAGTGGAGGGTGTGTCATAAGACTGTATCCAATCAGAGCGTGGTTAGATCAGCCAATAAGATGCTAGCTGGAGATGTATAATTTGGAGGCTGCTGCGGGCGCGTATTATTGCTTGATCTTCATAGAGAATAGTGACCATGTCTGAAGCCGCCCCAGCTCCCGCCGCCGCACCTGCGGTAGAAAGCGCCTCCAAGAAGAAGCAGCCCAAGAAAGCAGCCGGTGTCAAGAAAGCCGCTAAGCCCTCCGGTCCTAGCGTGTCCGAGCTCATTGTCAAAGCTGTGTCCGCTTCTAAAGAGCGCAGCGGGGTGTCCCTGGCAGCTCTGAAGAAGGCTTTGGCTGCTTCTGGTTATGATGTGGAAAAGAATAACAGCCGCCTCAAGCTGGCTCTCAAGGGCTTGGTGACTAAAAGCACTCTCGTCCAGGTCAAAGGAAGCGGAGCTTCCGGCTCCTTCAAGCTCAACAAAAAGCAGGCGGAGAGCAAGGACAAGGCTACCAAGAAAAAGGCACCGGCTAAAGTCAAGAAGCCTGCCCCGAAGAAAGCCACCAAGTCTCCAGCCAAACCTAAGAAGGTAGCTGCAAAGAGCCCGAAAAAGGCCAAAAAGCCGGCCGCCTCCGCTAAAAAGGCCACCAAAAGTCCGAAGAAAGTCAAAGCCGCCAAGCCCAAGAAGGTAGTGAAAAGCCCGGCTAAGAAGACCGTGAAGAGCCCTGCCAAAAAGGCAGCCAAACCCAAAGCCGCAAAGAGTCCTGCAAAGGCTAAAAAGGCAGCTCCCAAAAAGAAATAAGCCTTGctcgcatttaattttattttccaaaccccaaaggctcttgtaagagccaccacattctcatttcagagctatatatcagtgatggcaacgtgtttgttttggtgtcatgtcacacatatcgttccccctccatccctcattcTAAAGTCAGGAATAACCTAATGAATCCTGTAATCCCAGCATCTAGTGCTCGAAAAGATTACACAGGAATGTATCTTGTCGGTGTGGCTAAGTCCCCGTATACCAGTGCTACACTTGagcgttgattttttttatttttttttggcttagAAATTCCCTCCGTTCTAAGATACTGAGGGTGTTTCTTCATTAAATTGCGAAAGGCCAGTTTTAGTGAGAAAcgcatataatatatagaatatcaCACAGTGTCCTTCCAGACTAGATTTAATGTTATTGCCTTTTTCAGTAAGATAATAAAGCAGAACATATTTTAGGGATTGCGATTTTGTACATGGTGATAATAAAAGGGACTGTCCTCGTCCTCTCTCCACGTGTGAAACGGGCGCTTATTTCGATATTCAAAGAGTGATAAAGCCCAAGAAATGATACCTTGTGCAGTAGCTAAGCCGACTATCAAAGAAACACTAAAGACATGATAAAATGATTATACTTCAAAAGACTTCACGATTGTGAAATCTTTTGAAGCATAAAcagctttggttttaaaagccaGAACCATTTCGAGCACGGAAGGAGAGGGTTAAGCATATtattgagaggaaaaaaaaaagtgaaggggcGTGTTTAAAACGCCCGCCTCCTTTGCTGCAGGTCCCCATACGGTCCGTCCGAGGAGTATATAAGGAAGAGCTTTGCAAAGCATCTCATATCGTTCGTGCAGAAAGAAGAGCAGAACCATGTCTGGCAGAGGCAAAGGAGGAAAGGGTCTCGGAAAAGGTGGCGCTAAGCGTCACAGGAAGGTTCTTCGTGACAACATCCAGGGCATTACCAAGCCTGCAATTCGTCGCCTTGCTCGCAGGGGAGGCGTGAAGCGTATTTCCGGCCTCATCTATGAGGAGACTCGCGGGGTGCTGAAGGTATTCCTGGAGAACGTCATCCGGGACGCCGTCACTTACACCGAGTATGCCAAGAGGAAGACTGTCACCGCCATGGACGTAGTTTATGCTCTTAAGCGCCAGGGCCGCACTCTCTATGGCTTCGGAGGTTAAAACTCGGGCTTGACTTTACCGCACACCCCATTAACCCAAAGGCCCTTTTCAGGGCCACCCACTTTTTCACTAAAAGACTGAAcctaatcactttaaccccttccacacctGATAAATTGCCTGCTATCTACATAGATACACCGAGAAGGAGATAGTAGTAGAGGCTGCTCCCAAACATCTAGACGGGAAAGGTTGCTAAACACTGTATTTGTAGACCGCATTTTTGAACCATCGGAGGATTTGGAGCCGCCTTCTGTTAATGGTAGGGGATGTAAAAAAATATGAGcaagtacgtacacacacactgtcaagaaagctctggttttggtgtattgttactgttgcctacatttaatacatgcttgcagccacttaaatagaaacattgttactaGCTTTGCATATGCACTCCTGTGTTAACTATGTATTCTCCTCTAAGCGAAAAAGTAGTCTTTTTCCTGCTGCCTCTCCACACGATGGATTCTAAATAGTGAAGTTATTGTAAAATCGCCAGTGAAATAGACCAGCAGAGATGATGGCTACATCGTTGCCTGACGTGAAAATGGGATATGTGGGGACATTTGAGCATTGTAGTGTGTGGGCTCCGTAGCTAGCCCGCTCAAAGTCACAGGCTAAAAGACacgtttttatgaatgtgttGGAGCTCGTTCGAGTGCAGAtttggtggctcttaaaagagcctttgtgttttgtgttagcaGGTTTCAACTTAAGCACGTTCGCCTCGGATCCTACGAGCCAGCTGGATGTCTTTGGGCATGATTGTGACCCTCTTAGCGTGGATGGCGCACAAGTTGGTATCCTCAAAAAGACcaaccaggtaagcctcgctagccTCTTGCAGAGCCATGACAGCAGAGCTCTGGAAGCGCAGATCAGTCTTGAAATCCTGAGCGATCTCACGGACAAGGCGCTGGAAGGGCAGCTTGCGGATGAGCAGCTCGGTGGACTTCTGATAACGGCGGATCTCCCTGAGAGCCACAGTTCCTGGACGGTAACGGTGAGGCTTTTTCACTCCCCCGGTAGCTGGGGCGCTCTTTCTAGCAGCTTTGGTGGCTAGCTGCTTGCGGGGAGCCTTGCCTCCGGTCGACTTACGGGCTGTCTGCTTAGTTCTGGCCATTGTAGCAAAACGAAAGGGAATGAACGCTGCTCGCTGTAGCCTGGGCTTTATAGCCGATACGGCGTTTTCATTGGTTCATCAAGTGGGTGGtatgttctgattggctgaaaacaa encodes the following:
- the LOC134584762 gene encoding histone H1B-like; amino-acid sequence: MSEAAPAPAAAPAVESASKKKQPKKAAGVKKAAKPSGPSVSELIVKAVSASKERSGVSLAALKKALAASGYDVEKNNSRLKLALKGLVTKSTLVQVKGSGASGSFKLNKKQAESKDKATKKKAPAKVKKPAPKKATKSPAKPKKVAAKSPKKAKKPAASAKKATKSPKKVKAAKPKKVVKSPAKKTVKSPAKKAAKPKAAKSPAKAKKAAPKKK
- the LOC134584765 gene encoding histone H4-like, with amino-acid sequence MSGRGKGGKGLGKGGAKRHRKVLRDNIQGITKPAIRRLARRGGVKRISGLIYEETRGVLKVFLENVIRDAVTYTEYAKRKTVTAMDVVYALKRQGRTLYGFGG
- the LOC134584815 gene encoding histone H3, yielding MARTKQTARKSTGGKAPRKQLATKAARKSAPATGGVKKPHRYRPGTVALREIRRYQKSTELLIRKLPFQRLVREIAQDFKTDLRFQSSAVMALQEASEAYLVGLFEDTNLCAIHAKRVTIMPKDIQLARRIRGERA